The Juglans microcarpa x Juglans regia isolate MS1-56 chromosome 8S, Jm3101_v1.0, whole genome shotgun sequence genome has a window encoding:
- the LOC121244699 gene encoding glutamine synthetase nodule isozyme-like, with product MSPLSDLVNLNLSETTEKVIAEYIWIGGSGMDIRSKARTLPGPVSDPAKLPKWNYDGSSTGQAPGDDSEVILHPQAIFRDPFRRGHNILVICDAYTPAGEPISTNKRYNAAKVFSHPDVVAEEPWYGIEQEYTLLQKDVKWPMGWPRGGYPGPQGPYYCGVGADKAFGRDIVDSHYKACLYAGINISGVNGEVMPGQWEFQVGPVAGISAGDELWVARYILERITEIAGVTLTFDPKPIEGDWNGAGAHTNYSTKSMRTDGGYEVIKKAIEKLGLKHKEHIAAYGEGNDRRLTGKHETADIKNFLWGVANRGASVRVGRETERNGKGYFEDRRPASNMDPYVVTSMIAETTILWHP from the exons ATGTCTCCGCTTTCAGATCTTGTCAACCTCAATCTCTCCGAGACCACTGAGAAGGTGATCGCCGAGTACATATG GATCGGTGGGTCTGGTATGGACATTAGAAGCAAAGCCAGg ACTCTTCCTGGACCAGTTAGTGATCCTGCAAAACTTCCAAAGTGGAACTATGATGGTTCTAGCACAGGCCAAGCTCCTGGGGATGACAGTGAAGTCATCTTACA TCCCCAAGCGATTTTCAGGGATCCATTTAGGAGGGGCCATAACAttctt GTTATATGTGATGCCTATACCCCGGCCGGAGAGCCTATTTCAACAAATAAGAGATACAATGCTGCAAAAGTTTTTAGCCATCCTGATGTTGTTGCTGAAGAACCTTG GTATGGTATAGAGCAGGAGTACACCTTGTTGCAAAAAGATGTAAAATGGCCAATGGGGTGGCCTCGCGGTGGTTATCCTGGACCACAG GGTCCGTACTACTGCGGTGTTGGTGCTGATAAGGCCTTTGGCCGTGATATTGTGGATTCTCATTACAAAGCCTGTCTTTATGCTGGCATCAACATCAGTGGCGTCAATGGAGAAGTGATGCCGGGACag TGGGAATTCCAAGTTGGCCCCGTCGCTGGTATCTCTGCAGGAGATGAGCTCTGGGTTGCTCGTTATATTCTAGAG AGGATTACAGAGATAGCTGGAGTAACACTTACCTTTGATCCCAAACCTATTGAG GGCGACTGGAATGGGGCTGGTGCTCACACTAACTATAG CACCAAGTCCATGAGAACTGATGGAGGGTATGAAGTCATCAAAAAAGCTATTGAAAAGCTCGGATTAAAGCACAAAGAGCACATTGCAGCTTATGGGGAGGGCAACGACCGCCGTCTCACCGGAAAGCATGAAACGGCAGACATCAAAAACTTCTTATGG GGAGTGGCAAACCGAGGAGCCTCCGTTAGAGTTggtagagagacagagagaaatGGGAAAGGTTATTTCGAGGACAGGAGGCCTGCTTCTAACATGGATCCATATGTGGTGACCTCCATGATTGCAGAGACCACCATCCTCTGGCATCCATGA